In the Mytilus galloprovincialis chromosome 10, xbMytGall1.hap1.1, whole genome shotgun sequence genome, one interval contains:
- the LOC143048034 gene encoding kynurenine formamidase-like yields MNNEELEKQYSPSKWTHRCSPDEVVKQHIMVLAQGSEKAKAEIECQLDRIYGDTEKQKLDIFGADTLPGDAPIFVYIHGGYWQALGREISSFMVGPICKAGAVVVAIGYDLAPKVSMSEIVNQCKKGVSFVLNLASHRGSSGVYIGGHSAGGHLAAMMLSVDWMTESMQSNSMIKGALLVSGIYDLQPLVNTYVNDPLKMTQETAWDNSPLKQLDTIKKTSSHRHIIVAVGQHDSPEFRRQSQEFQQKLKDGGLSSQYVDVPNTDHFNVIENLQSEDYELTKELLKMMKLNISDVVDDMAKTSCS; encoded by the exons ATGAATAATGAG gaATTAGAAAAACAGTATAGTCCATCAAAATGGACACATAGATGTTCACCAGATGAAGTTGTTAAACAACACATAATGGTTCTTGCTCAAG GTAGTGAGAAAGCGAAAGCAGAAATAGAGTGTCAGTTAGATAGAATCTATGGtgatacagaaaaacagaaattaGACATCTTTGGTGCTGACACACTTCCTGGGG ATGCtcctatatttgtatatatacatggtGGATATTGGCAAGCGTTAGG TCGAGAGATTTCAAGTTTTATGGTAGGTCCAATCTGTAAGGCAGGGGCTGTAGTAGTTGCTATTGGATATGACCTAGCACCAAAAG TGTCCATGTCAGAAATAGTCAACCAGTGTAAAAAAGGTGTGTCATTTGTATTAAACTTAGCTTCACATAGAGGATCAAG TGGAGTTTACATTGGTGGACATTCTGCAGGAGGGCATTTAGCAGCTATGATGTTATCTGTTGATTGGATGACTGAAAGTATGCAGTCTAATTCAATGATAAAAG GTGCATTATTAGTGAGTGGTATATATGACCTTCAACCTTTAGTAAATACATATGTAAATGATCCTCTCAAAATGACACA GGAAACAGCATGGGATAACAGCCCATTGAAACAGTTAGACACAATAAAGAAAACTAGTTCTCATAGGCACATTATTGTAGCTGTGGGGCAGCATGACTCACCAGAGTTCAGACGACAAAGTCAAGAATTCCAACAG AAATTAAAAGATGGTGGTTTATCCTCCCAATATGTTGATGTTCCTAATACAGATCATTTTAATGTGATAGAAAATCTGCAGAGTGAAGATTATGAATTAACCAAA gAACTGTTAAAGATGATGAAGCTGAATATAAGTGATGTTGTTGATGATATGGCCAAGACATCATGTAGCTGA